In Pseudomonas fluorescens NCIMB 11764, a single window of DNA contains:
- a CDS encoding cytochrome c oxidase subunit 3 has product MATHEHYYVPAQSKWPIIATVGMFVTVFGLATWFNDLKAARPESHGPLIFFVGGLLLAYMLFGWFGTVIKESRGGLYSAQMDRSFRWGMSWFIFSEVMFFIAFFGALFYVRHVSGPALGGEGPKGIAHMLWPNFEFVWPLLNNPDSKLFPPPKEVISPWGLPLINTILLVSSSVTVTIAHHALKKGHRGALKIWLAITVLLGCAFLGFQAEEYLHAYHELGLTLGSGIYGATFFMLTGFHGAHVTIGTIILFVMLMRVMRGHFDNEHQFGFEAASWYWHFVDVVWIGLFVFVYVL; this is encoded by the coding sequence ATGGCAACTCATGAACATTATTACGTTCCGGCCCAGAGCAAATGGCCAATCATCGCCACGGTCGGGATGTTCGTCACCGTGTTCGGCCTGGCCACCTGGTTCAACGATCTGAAAGCGGCGCGGCCGGAATCCCACGGCCCGCTGATTTTTTTCGTCGGCGGCCTGCTGCTGGCGTACATGCTGTTCGGCTGGTTCGGCACGGTCATCAAGGAAAGTCGCGGCGGCTTGTACAGCGCGCAGATGGACCGCTCGTTCCGCTGGGGCATGAGCTGGTTCATTTTCTCGGAGGTGATGTTCTTTATCGCGTTCTTCGGTGCGCTGTTTTACGTGCGCCACGTTTCCGGTCCGGCCCTCGGCGGTGAAGGTCCCAAAGGCATCGCACATATGCTCTGGCCGAACTTCGAATTTGTCTGGCCATTGCTGAACAACCCTGATTCCAAACTGTTTCCGCCGCCGAAGGAAGTTATCAGTCCCTGGGGCCTGCCGCTGATCAATACCATTCTATTGGTGAGTTCCAGCGTCACCGTGACCATCGCCCACCACGCCTTGAAAAAAGGCCACCGCGGCGCATTGAAAATCTGGCTGGCGATCACCGTGTTGCTGGGCTGCGCGTTCCTCGGTTTTCAGGCCGAAGAGTACCTGCATGCTTACCACGAACTGGGCCTGACCCTGGGTTCGGGCATCTACGGCGCGACGTTCTTCATGCTCACCGGTTTCCACGGCGCTCACGTGACTATCGGCACCATCATTCTCTTCGTGATGCTGATGCGGGTCATGCGTGGGCATTTCGATAACGAGCACCAGTTCGGCTTCGAGGCGGCGAGTTGGTACTGGCACTTCGTGGACGTGGTGTGGATCGGACTGTTCGTTTTCGTCTACGTGCTCTGA
- a CDS encoding twin transmembrane helix small protein, with protein MLKAAIVLMLIATVVSLFSGLFFLVKDDSSSNRLVIALSVRVALAAITVGLIAWGFFSGQLVSHVPW; from the coding sequence ATGCTCAAAGCAGCCATCGTCCTGATGCTGATTGCCACGGTTGTCAGCCTGTTCAGCGGCCTGTTTTTTCTGGTCAAGGACGACAGCAGCTCGAACCGCCTCGTCATTGCCTTGAGTGTTCGTGTTGCCCTGGCCGCCATCACCGTCGGCTTGATCGCCTGGGGTTTTTTCAGCGGCCAGCTGGTGTCGCATGTGCCCTGGTAA
- a CDS encoding cytochrome c oxidase assembly protein has protein sequence MADSISMKKLVTRLLLVVVAMFIFGFALVPIYDVMCKAFGINGKTGGQYEGEQTVDTSRQVRVQFLSTNSADMSWDFYPKSDELTANPGAVNEMIFIAHNPTDKPMSAQAVPSIAPSAAAAYFHKTECFCFTQQVLQPGQRIEMPVRFIVDRDMPKDVKHLTLSYTLFDITARHPPVAVNTGG, from the coding sequence ATGGCTGACTCGATTTCGATGAAGAAGCTGGTCACCCGCCTGCTGCTGGTAGTGGTGGCGATGTTTATTTTCGGGTTTGCCCTGGTGCCGATCTACGACGTGATGTGCAAGGCATTCGGCATCAATGGCAAGACTGGCGGCCAGTATGAGGGCGAACAAACCGTCGATACCTCGCGGCAGGTCCGCGTGCAGTTCCTGTCGACCAACTCGGCTGACATGTCCTGGGATTTCTACCCCAAGAGCGACGAGCTGACGGCCAACCCGGGGGCGGTGAACGAGATGATCTTCATCGCGCACAACCCCACTGACAAGCCGATGAGCGCGCAAGCGGTGCCGAGCATCGCGCCGAGCGCCGCGGCGGCGTATTTCCACAAGACCGAATGTTTCTGCTTTACCCAGCAAGTGCTGCAGCCCGGTCAACGGATCGAGATGCCGGTACGTTTCATCGTTGACCGTGACATGCCCAAGGATGTGAAGCACCTGACGCTGTCCTACACGCTGTTCGATATCACCGCCCGACATCCACCGGTGGCTGTAAATACTGGCGGCTGA